The genomic DNA AATTGTACCTGAACCGCAAAATGGATCAACAAAGGGACGATCAGGCTGCCAGTTCGTTAACATTACAAGTGCCGCAGCAAGGGTTTCTTTTAATGGTGCGCCCCCTTGACCAACTCGATATCCCCGTTTATGAAGTCCATTCCCACTAGTATCAATGGTAATTGATGCAATATTTTTATGTAAAGCAACTTCAACTCGATAGAACCCTCCATTTTCTTCAAACCAGCTTGTCCGTTTATAATACTTTTTCATTCGTTCAACAATAGCTTTTTTTACAATTGCTTGACAATCAGAAACACTGAAAAGCTTCGATTTAACAGACTTACCGATAACCGGAAACTCAGCGTTTTCTGGTAAAAACTGTTCCCATGGTAATGATTTTTTTTTTTCAAACAGTTCATCAAATGTGAACGCTTTAAATTCACCAACTTTTATTTTAATCCGATCAGCTGTCCTCAGCCATAAATTACTTCGTGCGATCGCAAGTTCATCTCCTGCAAATTGAATTTTTCCATTTTCAACTGTACAGTCATAACCAAGCGCACGTACTTCTTTTGCTACAATTGCTTCAAGCCCCATCGCTGATGTTGCAATTAATTGGTATTTACTCATTACGTCACCCTTATTCGTTCATTCTTTTTTATAGGCAATGTTTAAATGACATACGTATAGACTACAGGATCACATGGCCTTTTTAGTATACTGAAAAGATCGTTCTAACGATCATATAACAGAGTTATATAGTATAGCCATTTTATCAAAAAATCGTCTTAAATTGATTGACAAGATAATAAAAGCTCCCCTTCCTAACAGGAGAGCTCAGACTGTTGACAAACGGTCGCATTCATCGTTGCTCGCACTTCGTTGTAAGCTCTTGAACACCTGTTCTATTCGCTTCCGCCTTATTGCTCGACGCCTTGACTGTCAAGCGTTTTCAATCAGTCTTTCAGGCACTTGCCTCAAATATTGACATTATGTATAAGCCAAAAGCTCTCCTTCCTAACAGGAGAGCTTCTCATTTTTGAAATTTATACATTGATAACGTTCTGTAAGCCATGTTCTGTACCTTTGTACTGCAAGTGACTATTCGTCTCGTACTCAGGCGGTAATCATCTATCTACAGATTGTATTCAACCTGTCTTTCTCCTCGTTGTTGTTCCTTAGAGAAAGTGCCCCTACCGTAATTTGGGTTTCTCGCTCGTGGGGTTTACCTCGTTCCACCCTTTTCATTTCTGAAAAGGCTACGTCACTGTGGCACTGTTAAAGGTATTCATGCCATATCTATCATGACTTAGGCATTTTCCCTGCCGTCAGTTAAGTATACCTTAACTGCCCTAGCTTATTGTTTCACTAAGCACGAACACTACGAGCATCTCAGCTCGTGCGAGCATGGACTTTCCTCTGCAATAAGCATTTGCTTGCTTTATTACAGCGATTACCCGAACGTTATAAATGTCCATACACTATTATAATAAATAACTGTATAATTAACAATGGTTTTAAAAGTTACTCATACAATTTACTTCCAAACACATGCTTTTCAAGATTAGAAAGTCTTTGTAGAATGTCAAAATTTGTTGTACCAGTCGGTTGTACTGGTTGACGTTGTTTTGGAGTCTTTGGAGTCTCTTCCATCTGTCTTCTTAATTTTATGTTTTCTTGTTGTAAGTCTTCAATTATTTGGTGAAATGTTTCATAATCTTTTATTATTAGATCAAGGAATTTATCAACTTCTTCTTGCTTATAACCACGCATTGTGATTTTAAATTCTTTTTCAAGAATATCTTTTGCCGTTAACTTTATTTTATCTGACAGCATTCCATATTCACCTCGGTATCGCCAATCATCATCTTTATTTTTTCAAAATTACTCTGTTTTGTCAATTATTCTTTTCACAAGTCCATACTACTTTTTTACAAAAAAAATTTTAATCAGTCTTGGGGGCTTTTGTTCAAATCTTTTATCTTTTAATCTTTTTTTTACTCCTTCTTCCTCTACGATTAATTGAAGATCGTAAAAACTAATCAATCTTATTTCATAGGAGTGCTTTTCTTGATACTGTTCTGCTGCTGTTTTTAACAAATATTTTGGACTTCCTTCTTTTTCGTGGTCGTATAGAAGAAGCAGTGCATTACTTTTTTCTACTAAAAACTGATTTTTAATGCGGAATTGCGCTGGACTTTCATAAGGACGCTTCGTAATTGAATTAATATAATCTGCTTTTGCAAGAACTGTTTCGTACACTTCTTTATTTTGCTCATTCCACATTTTTTCTTGATCTAGAAATGGCGTTAATACAGCTAGCTTTAAATTTGAAAACTCTTCTTGCAGTTCAAAAACGACTTCGGCAGTCCAAAGCTCAGCACCAAGTTGTCCGCTAATTAAAACCCATTCAAGACCTTCATGTAATAATAATAGTAATTCTTTTTTCAACGCCTTCTTTATGTATGTAACACCTATGTCATTTTGTTTAAAAATTCCTAGTTCAAACGGCTTGTATCCAGAAACTGTGACAACATTAATCAATCAATGTTAACCCCTTTTTCTCTCGTGTTCTCATTATAACCTTAATTGCGATTAGATAGAAGGAAAAACATTTTAAAAAAGCACCAAGGGTAAATAAATATACCCTTGGTTAAATGCAAATCATCCCCAATACGGTGGTCTAGGGCGTGGTCCTGGCCCAGCTCCACAGGAAAGATGTTGATTTGATACTTCATTCGCTGCTGAATAAGAATGTGGAAAATAATGCTGATGCTCATATAGATGATGGTTTACGGTTGTTGTATGAGTCGGATGAATGTGCGGTACAATTGATTTTGAAAACGTATGATTCATACAGCATTTAGTCGGGTGTACAATAGCAGGCATAACATTTGGTCCACAATACATTTGAATAAATCTCCTTTCCTCATATACTGTATACATTAACAGGCTATGAAGGAAGGTGAACTCTTGTACTAATGCAAATACCTATTTTTATCATTTTAAAACAAATTGTGTTTCCTATATGTAAAATGAACTTATAAATAACATGATCGTAATTTGTCTCTCCTTTATTACTATGTTTCCGATTACATTTATATGTTATGAAATTTGCACTTTTTCTGTTTATTTACATAAAATAACGTAAAAGATTTTAATAAGGAGAGATCATCATGTCTTCTAAATTGCCAAAAAAACAACAGAGCGAACATCATGAACCTTTCGGACAACTTATGAAATCAATGAATCAATTTTTTCAAGAAAGGCCAGTTAGAGGGCTTTTACAAAATATTGATAACTTCTTTCTAAAACCTTTTCCGTTATCTGCTTTCTCTGTCGATGTTATTGAAAAAGAGAATGAACATCTCGTAACTGCTGAACTTCCTGGCGTCAATAAAGAACAGATCGATATTCATATTTTCGAAAACCATATTACAATTTCCGTAAATAACAAAGAAATTATTACTGAAGAAGATGAAAACAATCATGTTTTTGTAAAGAAACAATCTTTTGGTCATGCATCAAAAACAATTTCATTGCCGCAACCAATTAAGGAACATAAAGTGAAAGCTTCATATAAGGACGGCCTATTACAAGTCCGAATCCCGAAGGAAAAAGGAAAACGAATTTCGATTGATTAATGCAGTGTCACCCTGTGTTTAGACTGATTGTTAACAAACGAACTCATGAACGATTGTTTTCTTTATAATCCTCATAATATGCGACTCGACAAGTCTGAAGAAAATATTTACATTTGCAGGGATACCCTGCTTTTTTATTTCTCTTTTAGCGGTATAAACAAATGAATAAATAAAAAAGAGGCTGTTATAATTTCTAACAGCCTTTAACAAATTAGTCATTTTTATAGAGCTTTACTTTCATCCACTTTACGTGTTATGAATCAACCAGATGCTTTAAAAATCGATGAAAAACCCTTCACCAAAGAAGATACTTGATTAACAGCATTCATCATACTCCCAGCTGTATTCATCATTTTATTAAAATCAATTGTTCCGTCTTGACTTTTAAATGAATTCACAATTGAGTTTAATCCCCCTGGCTGTTTTTGGATCATATTGTGCTGGGGATATGGATTTAAATTTTGATATCCCTCCATCTGCTGGTAATGAAAAGGATCCTTCTCATCATTAGGCTGAAGCGGGTTTTGAAATAAGCTTTGCGCATGATGAGAATGTGAAGACATTCCTTGATAATAAGGATCATAGTTTTGTAAGTGCGGATGAAATCCCTGCTCATGATTATAATAGTAAGGGTTCGCCATTTGTTGAGAATAGTGATATGGATTTCCTTTAGGGTAATGTAAAAATGGAGATGGCTGCATCATGCCATGTTCTTGAAAAGGTATTCTATTTATAGGAAGCGAACTTTCACCATATGGAATATAGGCTTTTCTCTTATTTGGACGGAGCATAGGCAAACATCCTCCTTATTTATTGGCTAATATAATCTATGAGGAAACCGCTTATATGGTGATTAACTTTCATTCCTTTGGATTAGCTTTCATTTTTAAGACGCTATTTAGCACATAGTCAATAGAGCGTATATAGTTTATAAAGCGTGTTCTGCTTGTAGATGGAAAAAAAGCTTGTACAGAAACTAACTGCAAATTTTCAACCGTGCTATCAATTTGTTTTACATGAACGTTTCTCGGTTTATTATCGATGATCCACTGTTTCGTATTTTCAGCCCATATTTCACTTTTTCCCTTAACAAGATTAACAAACGGTTTTACAACAGTTAAAAAATCCACTTCTGCCTTCGTACTTTTTACTTGCTCAAATTGTTCTTCTGCATAACGGCTAAGCTGTAATAATTCGTTTGTTAATTTTTTCAAGTTATCATTTGATACCATTTCTCTCATACCTCTTTTAAATCATATTGAGCAATTGATTATACTATATTGTCCATGAATAGCAAAGCATTTTTACTATGATACTGTCATGACATTTAATTCTTCTTCAACAATTAACAGACGTTTGTGGCATTCCTTTAAACTCTTTTCATGCTTGTAAAATAAATCATTTCTCAGTTCGTTCAACGAAATAGACAAAGTTGATTCTAGCTCTTCTAATTGTTCATGAATTTCGTTTAGTGTAGCTACAATTTGATCTTTGCTAATCATTTTATCCTACCCCCTTTTTATACTATTAGCTTATTCTCGGTTTCATTTCACCTTCCTTCCTTAGTGACAAAACTAGAAGCAATTCGGCAAAGAAAGTGATCATTTTTTAGGATCTTTGCACTATTCGACAAATGAATGAAATGTGAGAAAAGGATTACACTATATAAAGTGAATAACTATCAGTTGTAGTAAGTTCACACAATTTTTTTAATGTTAAACATGGAGGTAAAAGATATTGAAAAGAAAAAGTACCGACAATAAACGAATAAAAAAACAAAGCAAAAAAACAACAGAATCAGCATACGGGGATCCAAAGCTGACTGGTCCAAACAGGCCAGCAACATAAATTTACTCAATAATCTTCCGACCCTACATATTAAGCAAGGACTTTAGAAATTTGCTCCTTGCTTTACTTCAATTAAATAACTGTTTAACCGCCGTATATGCAGCTAGCTGCTTTTGCTTTTTTTCATACCACGAAGTCAGCTTAATCGGATAAATATGTTCAATTGGCATATTAAACCATTTTCCTGACTTATTCTTTTTTGCCTTCCAATCTTGGCGTTTTTTGATATCGTGATTAATAATTGGATATGTCATCCGAAGAAATGGTGTTACCCGCTCTACCTTTTTTAGAAAAAATCGTTCGTAATCATAGCGTGATCCTGTATGAACAGTGCGTTCAGAAAATTCATAAAACAAATGAAATAAATCAAAGTCAAATAAAATAGAAGCAAGTCTTTTCCCCAAATCGATCCGCCTCGTCACATTATTAAATTTATTCACACTTGCGCCATATAATTCCCCTCTACACGTTGGAAAAAGGACTACACTAAAATGGAGAGCATCTTGAACTAAAAACGGTAAAGAACGAAAAACTCTTTTTTTATAAACAGGGTGTTCTAAGACAGCTTCTTGAATTACATTTTGTTCATTAATAATTAAACTAGTGAGTAAACGATTTTCATCTTTAAATAACCAAAACTGGTTCCATTCATTTTCCATAAATTGTGATACGTGAAAATAACGTAATAAATGAAACATTGGCCTATTCAATTTCGTCGAATAATGATAGAGCAACAATTGAGGAAAAGCATCTTGAAAGATGAGCCAGTTAGCACGTTCATATGTTAAAAAAAGGCGTCTTCTCATTTCAGGTTGGATTATTTCCCGATAGATGCTTCCTTCAAGATCACACATATTCCAGCCTGCATTGCGGGAGACCATACTTGCTAAAAACGACCATTTAATATTTTTATGCAGATTAAAAAACTTTCGATAACTGTTGGTTCTTGCAATATTATCAACATTATATTTACTTGTCTTCGAACGGATGACATCTAGAAGTTTTTTTTCACATTCTAAAAGAGGAGTTGTAAAACACATCATTTTATTCAATCTCCTTTAAAAACAATTACATTTATAATGAGTTGATTTGGTATTTTTTATACACCATTTTAATTCAGTTTTAGGTATAATAAATAGTAGTTTGTGAGGTGGCAAAAATGAAAATTCATTACCCAAACGGGCAGCCTTATCAAGTTAAAAGAATTCAACAATCTAAAGGGAAAAAGTTGATATACGGTAATCGCGGCATGACTTTGGAAGAAGATTTAAATGAAAAAAATAAATTTTATTTAGTCAATCGCATTGCTGTCATTCATAAAAAACCGACGCCTGTCCAAATTGTTGATGTTGATTATCCGCGAAGAAGTGCTGCTGTAATTAAGGAGGCATATTTTAAACAACCTTCAACAACAGACTATAACGGTGTTTACAAAGGAAAATATCTTGATTTTGAGGCAAAGGAAACGAAGAGTGCTACTTCATTTCCTTTAAAAAATTTCCATGAGCATCAAATAAGTCATATGAAGGAAGTACTCTTCCATGGGGGGATTTCTTTTGTCATTTTACGCTTCTCCACAACTGAAGAAGTTTTTTTGCTGGAAGCAAAGGATTTATTTGTATTTTGGAATAGAATGGTCAAAGGTGGAAGGAAATCAATTACAAAAGAAGAAATAGCTCAATTTGGATACAATATTCCTCTTGGATTTCAACCTAGAATCGACTATATTAAATTAATCAATCAACTTTACTATTAATTGAAATTATTTTCCTTATGATAAAATTGATGCTCATTCTATGTTGACCAAAAAAATTGATCGCATCTGGCGCCCGTTAACGAATAGAAAGGAAGGAACAGCTTATGACAGAAAAATATCAAAGTAGAGAGGAGCGCCGTAGACTTGCAGCAAATAAGAAAGCTAAAAGCAAAGGAAAACAAAAACCTAAAAAACTATTTAAAAAGATTTTTATGGCTTTCGTTATTCTTGGAATTATCGGATTACTTACTGGTGCTGCAACGTTTGCATTTTTAGTAAAAGACGCTCCAAAAATTGATGAAGCCTTATTAAAAGATCCAATCTCTTCGAAAATTTATGATAAGGATGGAAATTTAATCCGTGAAGTTGGCACTGAAAGAAGAGAATATGTTGATTATGAAGATATACCTGAAGTAATGAAAAATGCTGTACTGGCAACAGAAGATGTTCGCTTCTTTAAACATAGTGGAGTTGATATTATTCGAATCGGCGGTGCTGTTGTTGCAAATATTACTGGCGGATTCGGTTCAGAAGGAGCAAGTACAATTACACAGCAATTAGTCAAAAACTCCTTTTTAAATCCTGAAAAAACAATTAAACGAAAAGCACAGGAAGCATGGCTTGCCTTTCAATTAGAGCGTAAATATACAAAAAAAAAAATATTTGAAATGTATGTAAATAAAAATAACATGTCACAAGGTGTTCATGGGATTGCCACAGCGTCTAAAGTTTATTTTGATAAAGAGTTAAAAGAATTAGAGGTTCAAGAAGCTGCGTTACTAGCTGGTCTTTTTCAAAGTCCAAACAGGTATAATCCATTTAAACATCCTGAACGTGCAGAGAAACGAAGAAATGTTGTATTAACATTAATGAATCAGCATGGCTTTATTTCTAAAGAAGAAATGGAAAAAGCAAAAAGCATCCCTGTCACTGCTTCATTAATTCCTGAAGAAGAACGAAAAACGGATTTACAGCCGTTTGATTTTTTTATTGATCGTGTGATTGATGAAGTCGAAGAACTTGGAGACTATAATATTTTTGCTGACGGTTTAAAAGTTTATACAACTTTAGATTCAAAAGCACAAACTCATGTTGAAAAAATATTAGATACAGATGAAATTATTCAATACCCAGATGAGAAGTTCCAAGCTGGGATTACTCTCCTTGATACAAAAACAGGTGAAATCAGAGCATTAGGCGGAGGAAGAAATCAAGAAGTTCAGCGAGGATTTAATTTTGCTACAGATACAAAAAGGCAACCTGGTTCAACGATAAAACCAATTTTAGACTACGGTCCAGCAATTGAACATTTAAAATGGTCTACTTATCACCAGCTCAATGATAAACAATATGCATATTCTGATGGAACACCGATTAACAACTGGGATAATAAGTTTATGGGCCAAATGTCGATCCGTGAAGCACTTGGCAGATCTAGAAATATTCCAGCCTTGCAAGCATTACAGGCAGCTGGTCTTGATAAAGCTAAAGAATTCGCAGTCAATTTAGGCATACCTCTTGAAGAAATTCATGAATCATACTCAGTTGGAGGGCTTAAAGAGGGAGTGTCTCCGTTACAAATGGCAGGTGCGTACAGTGCGTTTGGTAATAATGGGGTTTATAATGAACCGTATGCAGTGAAAAAAATCGAACTTCGTGATGGCACAGTAATTGATACAACACCAGAGTCTCAAGTTGTAATGAAAGATTACACTGCCTTTATGATTACTGATATGCTAAAAGAAGTATTAAACGCCCCTTATGGAACAGGGAGAGCAGCAAACATTCCTAATTTACATGTTGCTGGTAAAACTGGAACAACAAACTATACGGATAAAGAGCGAGGGCAGTTCGACATCCCTAAAGGAGCGGTGCCTGACGCATGGTTTGCTGGTTATACAACAAATTATTCCTTAGCCGTATGGACTGGTTATGAAAATCGCTCTGAATACATTCCTTCAGGGAATTCACAAAAAATTGCACAACACATTTTCAAAAATTTAATGGAGGAAGTTTCCAAGGATGTTGAAACACCTGACTTCGAAGTACCAAAAAGTGTTGTAAAAATTGGTGTAGAAAAAGGTTCTAATCCGCCAAAGCTTCCAAGTAAAGGAACACCAAAAGATGCGGTTACTTACGAATATTTTGTTAAAGGACATGAACCGAAAGCTGTCTCACAGAAATTTGAGAAAATTGATGCCCCTAAAGGCTTGAATGCAAAGTATGATGAAGCAGCAAATGAAATTGCTTTATCATGGGATTACAAAGACTCTGAAGTTGAATTTGAAGTTACGATGTCCGTAAATGGCGGACAGGGACAACAACTGGCTGTTACATCAGATAAAGGTGTAAAAGTAGCAAATCCACAGCCAGGAGCAAGTTATACATTTAAAGTTACGGCTATTGCTAACGGCCGACGAAGTAGTCCAGCCACTGCTGCAATAACCATTCCTGGTCCAGCTACAGATGAAGAAGATGAAGATAAAGATGAAAACCCTGATGAAGATAATGAGGATAAAGATGATGAAAATCCTCAAGATGGAACGAATGAACCAGCTGAACCAGCAGATGGAACAAATGGGCCACCTCAGCCAGGAGATGGGACAAATAACGGCAATGGAAATAATAGCGGAAACGACGATAAAAGAGATGATCCAGGAAACAATGGCGGAGATAATGGTGGAAACGGAGATGGCGGTACAACTCCTCCTCCACCAACTAATGGAGATTCAAATAACAATAATAATAATCAGGGAGAGTAAACTAAAAAGAGGCTGGGACAAAACTAGCTTCAAATAGTGAGAAAGGTGAATTTGAGTACGCTCAAATTCACCTCTCTCTATTTTTGTGTATATATTCCTCTATTCCCTCAGTTGTTGACAGTGAATTTTCTTAAATTCACTGCCATTAACGCAAGACCCATTTCGTTCTCTACCTTCAATTTTCCTCGTACAGAAAATCGTGTAAAACGTAAATTGGCCTTCAATAATCCAAAAACTGGATCCACGTCGATTTTGCATTTTCGATAGATGGCACTCGCTTTCTCTTTTGAAAGCTTCGCTCTTATATATTCTTTTTACTGTTCCCATTTTTTATTCATCATTAATTTGCGATTGTTGCCTTCTTATGCTTTTGTAAGATGTGCGAAATGGGCATATTTTGAACTTCCGTTGGAAGCCTGTACGGTCATTATGGACAGAATGATTGTATAGCTGGTTTGACTTTTCAATTAAACTTAAGCATCATGCGTGGATGATAGGCAGGACAGCCCTCATTTCGCAGAAATGGTTCGAACGCTTCATGAGGGATACTTTCAACTAAATGATGGACATAGAAGGTATCATTATTTTGTAATTTTACTTCTAAATCTAAAGGCAAAACTAGTTGATTCATAAGTTTTTGTGTAGTAATTTAATTTCATCAGAAGTGTACCTTATTTTTTATTAAAAAATCAAAGCCGGTGAAATTTTACTTGTCGTAAAATTTCACCGGCTTTTTTTCTAAAGAGATGGGTTTTGGCCTGCCTCCTTATTTTTTTAATGCCTCTTTTTTAAAATACTGTTTTTCTAATTCAATCATTAATTCTGAAAGCTGTACAAATGAATGATAGTCATTAGGTCTTGCAAAAATAAAATCGAGCCGTTCTTTAAAGTTGACTGGTTTCCAAACAAAGAGATCTTCTTTAAAATAATAAGATTGTAAATTCACTGGTAAATGATGCACCCAAAATAAAAATTGTACAAATAATGCAATACCCCGTTTCATTGGTTTTAACGCCTGCCGCCGATCACGTCTCTCAAAAATGTCTATAAGAGTTTTTTTTAATTGCTTCCATTCTGTTAACAGCTGAGGAATGACCGCTTCTGGTGTTTCCCACGGTCTATTCCCCTTCACTCCAGAATAATAAGCAACCTCATAGGAAAACAATTCATTGAGAATGATCTGAGAGTGATTTTTAACAGCAGCTATTTTTGTTTCAATCTTATCATCGGGAAAAAAGAACGAATTTTTCAATTGTACTGGGACAGGAATGATTTTATTTTTTTGTTCCAACTGAATCTTTCCTTTTCATGCGTTTTTTCCCTTCCCTACATATATCTAGTAATGGACAAGTCTCGCATTGCGGGTTTTGAGCTTTACAATGATAACGGCCAAAAAAGATCAACCGATGATGCGTAATGGACCATTCATCTTGAGGAATTTTTCTCATCAATGTTTTTTCGACTTCTAGTACAGAATCTTTCCAACGGCAAAATCCTAAACGTTTACTTACTCTCTCTACATGTGTGTCAATCGCAATAGCAGGAACGTGAAAGGCTACAGACATGACAACATTAGCTGTTTTTCTTCCTACTCCTGGAAGCTTCATGAGCTCTTCTCGTTCTTTTGGTACTTCTCCGTTATATTCTTCAATTAACATTTTACATAATTTTTGGATATTCCTTGCTTTATTTCTAAATAAGCCAATTGACCTTATGTCTTCTTGTAATTCCTCTAAAGGAACATTTAAATAGTCTTCTGGAGTTTTATATTTTTGAAACAGTTTTTTTGTTACTTTGTTTACTAATACATCAGTACATTGTGCTGAAAGAGCAACAGCAATAACTAGTTCAAACGGATTAGAATGAATTAATTCGCAATGAGCATTAGGAAACATTTCACCCATTTTGTTTAAGCAATATTTAATTTGTGTGTTATTTAACATTTTATTTTCACCTATTTTTTTATTGTTAAATCTATCTTAAAAATAGTTTTAGTCTGATCTGTCCTCACTAAGCCAATTGTAAAAAGGAATCGATTTAGATGTTGCTGATGTCTCATACTGTTTTTTTCTCTGTTGGGTTTGGTATTGGCGAAACTTTCTCCCATGGATTTTCGCTTGTTCAATTGTACGAATTCCGTTCTTCTTCCATTCGAACAAAATCCGATCAATATAGCGAAAATTAAGCTTACCTGAAATAACAGCTTCACGAAGAGCAGCTGTTATAATAGTCGGATCATGACGATCGTCATCAAGCCACATTCCTAACGTCTCACATTCAAACGGTGATAACGGTCTGCCAAATTCTTGTTCAAAGCACGTATATAAATCAGCTTCTTCATTTTTTTGAATGACTGCTTCCTCTTGTTTTTTATTATAAAGAAATTGTTCGATTACTTTTTCTAAAAGAGGCTGTAACGAATATTTTTCAAAACGGATTCCTTCAGAATTAAAACCATCGATTATGTTTATAAATCCTTTTTGAATTAGACGGCTAAGCATCTCACTGCAATCTGATGAATTGATTGTCATCCTGTTGGAAAGCTCCTCCGGGGTAGGAAAGTCATTTCCTTTTTCAATAAAGGAAAAAATATGTATTAGAAGGATGACTTCTTGTTCATTTAACCCCAACTGCTTATAACCGGTTATTAATGCATAGGGAATCGTTATTTGTCCTTCATCATGCCAAGCTAACAAACTTTTTTTCAACATTTTTAGAACACCTCTTTGTCTAGTATAACATGAACAGTGATCTAAAGAACGAATCGTATTTAAGCCAAATCATATGAAAAAACGGCGAAAGTCTGCTTTTCTTAAGCATCCTTTAACCGTTTAAAAATAAAAATTAATATAAATTAAAATATTAAATATTAAGGGTATAAACGATTTAAAAGACGCGGGAACGGGATCGTTTCTCTAACATGTTCCACCCCGCTAATCCATGCTACTGTTCTTTCAAGTCCAAGCCCAAAACCAGAATGAGGAACGGCTCCATATTGACGCAAATCCAAGTACCATTTGTAAGCATCAACGTCTAAACCATGCTCCTGTATCCGTTTCTTTAATAGATCATAATCATAAATACGTTCAGACCCGCCAATGATTTCTCCATATCCTTCTGGTGCAATTAAATCTGCACATAGTACAACTTCATCGCGTTCGGGATGAGGCTCCATATAAAATGGCTTTAAAGATGTAGGATAGTGAGTAATAAATACCGGCTTATCAAAGCTTTCTGCAATGACAGTTTCATGCGGAGCACCAAAATCCTCTCCCCATTCTATATCATTAAAACCTTTCTCATGTAATCGCTTAATCGCATCATCGTATGTAATCCTTGGGAATGGTGCTTTTATTTTCTCAAGTTTAGAAATATCACGGCCAAGTGTCTGTAATTCAAGGTTACAATTTTTCAATACAGCTTGTACTAAGTAGCTGACATATTCTTCCTGAATGACTAAACTGTCCTCAAATTTGCAAAAAGCCATCTCGGGCTCGATCATCCAAAATTCAATTAAATGACGGCGTGTTTTTGATTTTTCCGCACGAAAGGTTGGTCCAAATGAAAACACCTTTCCTAAAGCCATCGCTGCTGCTTCCATATATAACTGTCCACTTTGTGAAAGGAATGCATCCTCATCAAAATATTTTGTATGAAATAATTCCGTTGTTCCTTCAGGTGCACTGCCAGTTAAGATCGGTGGATCGACCTTTACAAAACCGTGTTCATTAAAAAATTCATATGTTGCCCGAATGATTTCATTACGAATTTTCATCATAGCATGT from Bacillus aquiflavi includes the following:
- a CDS encoding THUMP domain-containing class I SAM-dependent RNA methyltransferase yields the protein MSKYQLIATSAMGLEAIVAKEVRALGYDCTVENGKIQFAGDELAIARSNLWLRTADRIKIKVGEFKAFTFDELFEKKKSLPWEQFLPENAEFPVIGKSVKSKLFSVSDCQAIVKKAIVERMKKYYKRTSWFEENGGFYRVEVALHKNIASITIDTSGNGLHKRGYRVGQGGAPLKETLAAALVMLTNWQPDRPFVDPFCGSGTIPIEAALIGQNIAPGFNREFVSESWEWLKAEVWGEARAEMEELAKYDQPLSIIGSDIDHRMVKIASENAAEAGLGDLISFKQMQVTDFTTNDDYGVIVGNPPYGERLGEKSLVEQMYREMGKTFSLLETWSVYILTSHEQFEELYGKQATKKRKLFNGFIKTDYYQFWGERPPRE
- the gpsB gene encoding cell division regulator GpsB, whose translation is MLSDKIKLTAKDILEKEFKITMRGYKQEEVDKFLDLIIKDYETFHQIIEDLQQENIKLRRQMEETPKTPKQRQPVQPTGTTNFDILQRLSNLEKHVFGSKLYE
- a CDS encoding SLOG family protein, with product MNVVTVSGYKPFELGIFKQNDIGVTYIKKALKKELLLLLHEGLEWVLISGQLGAELWTAEVVFELQEEFSNLKLAVLTPFLDQEKMWNEQNKEVYETVLAKADYINSITKRPYESPAQFRIKNQFLVEKSNALLLLYDHEKEGSPKYLLKTAAEQYQEKHSYEIRLISFYDLQLIVEEEGVKKRLKDKRFEQKPPRLIKIFFVKK
- a CDS encoding spore coat protein, which gives rise to MYCGPNVMPAIVHPTKCCMNHTFSKSIVPHIHPTHTTTVNHHLYEHQHYFPHSYSAANEVSNQHLSCGAGPGPRPRPPYWG
- a CDS encoding Hsp20/alpha crystallin family protein — protein: MSSKLPKKQQSEHHEPFGQLMKSMNQFFQERPVRGLLQNIDNFFLKPFPLSAFSVDVIEKENEHLVTAELPGVNKEQIDIHIFENHITISVNNKEIITEEDENNHVFVKKQSFGHASKTISLPQPIKEHKVKASYKDGLLQVRIPKEKGKRISID
- a CDS encoding YppG family protein, coding for MLRPNKRKAYIPYGESSLPINRIPFQEHGMMQPSPFLHYPKGNPYHYSQQMANPYYYNHEQGFHPHLQNYDPYYQGMSSHSHHAQSLFQNPLQPNDEKDPFHYQQMEGYQNLNPYPQHNMIQKQPGGLNSIVNSFKSQDGTIDFNKMMNTAGSMMNAVNQVSSLVKGFSSIFKASG
- a CDS encoding YppE family protein, producing MVSNDNLKKLTNELLQLSRYAEEQFEQVKSTKAEVDFLTVVKPFVNLVKGKSEIWAENTKQWIIDNKPRNVHVKQIDSTVENLQLVSVQAFFPSTSRTRFINYIRSIDYVLNSVLKMKANPKE
- a CDS encoding DUF2515 family protein, encoding MMCFTTPLLECEKKLLDVIRSKTSKYNVDNIARTNSYRKFFNLHKNIKWSFLASMVSRNAGWNMCDLEGSIYREIIQPEMRRRLFLTYERANWLIFQDAFPQLLLYHYSTKLNRPMFHLLRYFHVSQFMENEWNQFWLFKDENRLLTSLIINEQNVIQEAVLEHPVYKKRVFRSLPFLVQDALHFSVVLFPTCRGELYGASVNKFNNVTRRIDLGKRLASILFDFDLFHLFYEFSERTVHTGSRYDYERFFLKKVERVTPFLRMTYPIINHDIKKRQDWKAKKNKSGKWFNMPIEHIYPIKLTSWYEKKQKQLAAYTAVKQLFN
- the recU gene encoding Holliday junction resolvase RecU codes for the protein MKIHYPNGQPYQVKRIQQSKGKKLIYGNRGMTLEEDLNEKNKFYLVNRIAVIHKKPTPVQIVDVDYPRRSAAVIKEAYFKQPSTTDYNGVYKGKYLDFEAKETKSATSFPLKNFHEHQISHMKEVLFHGGISFVILRFSTTEEVFLLEAKDLFVFWNRMVKGGRKSITKEEIAQFGYNIPLGFQPRIDYIKLINQLYY